Below is a window of Zygosaccharomyces rouxii strain CBS732 chromosome C complete sequence DNA.
AGTCTCCACAGCGAGCCATTGATTACCAGTATGAAACCTATGATAGGATTATTCACGAGTAGTTGTAAAAgtttttgtaaaatcttaACAATCGTATGCAATACGGCATAACTGCCCAATATGAGTATTCTCTTCGATACCAGTACCCAATCCGAAATCGACCAATTCTGAATCTCTAACTTAGGACCTACAAAATGGGTCTCAATACTGTCACGTATAGTCATCAGTCTAGAGAATAAGAATTACTGTGAGTGAGAGATGAACAAGAGGAAGCCTCTTGACATATTTCTTGAATCTTATAATGATGGCTTAAAAGTCTATCACTGTTCATTTTGTGTCGCTATGATCGACGGATGGGCATCGCTCATCTTCCGAGatgtgaaaaaaaaaaaaaaaaaaaaaatgacaAAAGCTAGTCGAGGCTTAAGAAACTTTGATATTCGACCAAAAGATCCCCCTTACAGTTGCTTGAAACATTATGGTATTTCTACTAAAACCAGGATTGAAGGTACTTGGTGGTAGCTCCCTCAGATCCGGCCTGCTAGGGTGCTCTAGAACTAATGCTAGATGTATATCATTGAAACCCGACTTTtctaaattgaaattgaatccaCCACCTCCAGGTGGTGTTGAAGGTACCGTAAATGATGCATTCAAACCACCAGTTCAAGATCCCAGCGAAGGTTCATTTCATTGGGACTATGAGCGAATCGCAGCAGTCTCTTTGCTGCCTCTAGTTACAGTACCGCTGTACATCGGTATAACAGGCGGCATAGTTCCACCAATATTGGATGCTTCATTGTGTTCTATTCTATTAATCCATGTGCAATACGGCTTAACCAGTTGTATTATTGATTATATACCAATGAGAAAATTTAGAATATGGCATAATTTGGCAATGTACCTTCTGTATGGTGGAACTGCTGTGGGACTTTATGGAGTATATCAATTGGAGACTGAAAACAATGGGATTGTTGATCTTATTAGAAGACTTTGGACTGGTGATGATTCGAACGTTTACATTTTTAACAGGTGATTTCCcttttttctgtttttttGTACATAGTAACACTTCTATTTATTAATCTTTATCAGTATTTTATTCCCCACCGTTATGGTCTCTTAGCGGCACCTTCTCTTGCCAATTCATCAGCCTTTTCATTACCTGGATCTCCAGCGTGACCCTTGACCCAAGTTATCGtaaaattaccaccattagcAAATGCGTCCTTGTTCAACTGGTAGTACTGTTTAACTTTAgcaaatttcttgatcaGGGGAATAGCTAAATCACCATTGGgcaattctttcaatttggaatcatGATAAGTAGCGTATCTATCATTCAATAGTTTGGAAACATATTCTGAATCTGTATTGATCTCATAGCTAGATTTAACAGAGTTAGTTGTTAGATCCTGCCAAATAACATCTAAGGCATTGGAGACGGCCTCAATTTCGGCTCTGTTATTAGTTTGAGGTCCTGAGCGCAAAGGTTCAGATATACTTTTCTCAGGATGACCTTCGAAATAGACACCGTAACCCGCTCTCGATTTTGAGTGGCCATTCGACAGTGCAGACCCATCACAGTAGACTTTGGTAacttgatcaaatttttttaatcCATCTAATTTGTATTTTGcttgaaattcatctctCGACATACCGATGTACCTGTAATCCATAACATTGCTAAGAGAACCATCGATATAACCACGAGCACTGGCTTCGTCAGTAAATCCTTTGAAGGATAATCCTCTTTGGCCTTTCACATATTTTTGACACTCTGGCcaattattgaaaattcTGTCAGCAACGTTTGGATTACTACTCTTGACGGAATAGTATTTGTTACTAGACCTCTTCGGAGCAGGTTTGGTCACTCTAGGAGAAGATGTGTGATAGGAACCTCCATGAGACATACCGCCGTTATTGTGTGACACTCCATAAGAGCTTTTGAAGCCTCCAGATCCTCCAAAATTATTGTTACCACTGCTTCTACTACCACCCCTGGCAAATGCTCTAGCATCTTCGTAACTATCTAGTTTCTTAAAGGTCGCACCATTAAATCCACTTACTTGAGCTTTACATTCGTCCCAGCTGGAATAAACCCCAGTATTTCTACCCTTTTGAACTGCATAGTATCCTTTCTTAGCCATTTTAATATCTAACTCAATAAATGAGTGAAGTGATCTTGTAAAAATACCGTTCTTCCAGCAAATGGCCTTGATAGAGGGTAATTGCCCCTGAGATAAAAGGGCTAAGTGACGACTAATATACAACAATATCCCAAAAATATCTTGCAAACCCTCAGACTTTTATCGATCGTTCTTGATGTGTATTGTTCAACTGTGTATTCTTCTCATGCGCTCTTTGAACACACTCAAGCCCGCCCTCACTTCATACGTTGAAATACACTACAACGGCGGCTAAATTTCGAACTACAGTGTCCACAGATCCATCTGCAAAATGACTAATTTTTATTGCTATATACAGCTAGATGAATGTATTCCTTACATCAATAGGAATATTTAAATGGGGCCGATTTATGCGATCATCGAAAAGCATGCTGACACGAATGCAGTAGCGACGGAAACACATGCAACTGGTGAAACTAGGTATCAGCGTCTTgctaaaatttttggaatattCCAAATCGAGTTCTACATCTTGCTCGTATTCTAAACCATTAAAGAACCATCTATCTCGTGAGGACAACTTCTTGCGCTTCTGAGCTCTAAATGCGTCAGGTAGTGCAGCAATGTTGACGTCTAAGGCGGCAAATTCAGGTGatttctttctcaaatgATCTAATTTGTCCTGATCTAGCAGCATATCATAGCTCAGTCTCGAAGGTATATGTTCACTAGATTTGCCAGTAAGGCTTATGAGTTCGACGTCTAAAGAATGTAACTTTGGTGGAACCTGATTGTCCTTGGAGATATAACGGATATTAACGCATAGCCTCTTCAGAGGATCGTGTTGATCTGGCGGAATCATATCCTGAATTCTCGACCTATTCTGCCGTTCGTCGctgtttttgaaatcaagGGAATTTTGGTTGGTAATTAGTTGTGGGGAATGATAAGAGAGGGCTCTCTGAGGGACCGGTGCAGTCAGTACAATAATCCcagatttatccaatgTTGCCCTTGAAGAGACAAATAGATGGAGCAGCCTCTTCAAAAAAGTTGGTTGGCTCACTACTCTGTAAGGCAGTTGGCGTACTACAAATCGAGGTCCTTCCGAAGACGGAGAGCATATACTTGATGGGATTATTCTGATGAAATGCTCAAATTGCTTTATAATGCAATGTCCATCCTTTTGTGCATTGTCCCCCACGAGGATAGTCTCAATAGAATAATCAATGGATAAATCTTCAGCCTGGTCCAAGGGCCAAATGGGAGATCCGATTTCGTTAGCCCTTGTATAGCCAAGTATCTTatcaattttcaaattttggtattttAACTTCTGATGATGCTTATCAAGTCCTAAACTGGGAGGTAAATCGTAATGTTGAAGAATCCCATGCTGACAAACTGGTTCTAGCAACTGCCCTGGGATTTTGAATACAAACTCCTTTTTGTAGTTGGTATGTGACCTCAAAATTCTGTCTGAAGGTAATCCAATGTCATCACCTTGCTTATTTTCAAgtacttcatcatcatccatcTTGAGAATACTTTTGGTTTTTCTAGACCTGCTTTGTGAATCAGTAACCACCATGTGGCCTTCCAGGCTCAAATAAAATGCATCGAATTTAACGGGTTCAGAAGAAACGTTTTTTAGCTCTAAGAACCCATGTACGATGTCACCGTTGGTATATTCATTTAAAATTCTCTGAATCTTGGAACTGCCAGAATCTTGGATCAGACGGACTTTTAAAACCAAAGAAGGGTTGTCAGTAACAGGCAAGTTCCTGGCATCTTCAATGGAAATACCCTTCCAATCTCCATCAATAAGAGTACCGCCATCAACTTGTTTTGGATTCCAACTTGTTAAACTTGACTTGTGCTTCTCACCGGTAAATGCTAAagaatcatcaaattcataTTCACAGGGCATCTCCATTGTGCACATACTAATTCACCCTGTATCTTCCACAATGGAACACCATATTCCAGATAGGCACAGGACTTTTATATCggatcaaatcttttccCTATCGTGAACCACCTATTTATCTCCCTTTATTGCCCTTAATGAGCTGTACCCTATTTTATGGACCGGCAAGAAGAAAGCATTCATAATGAAACCACTCAATGAGCCCTAAATTATTACCTTCTATTCCACTTTCAGTGTCTCGAGCATCAGTAAGTGTTCTAGCTAGTACTCAAACTTCCATGATAGGTCTTTGATGCAACGCAACGCAACTCAATGCAATTCAGAGTTGCATGATAGTGAAGTAAATAGGTGGTAAATCAGAATTACTGATAACTTGAGCAGCAAAATGTTATCGGAGTCTTAAAATGTGTCATATCGAACTTCAATTTATCCCTTTTTGATTTCACTTATTGTTGGGTTCGAAGTCTTGCCATTTTTTAATGTCAAGTAAAGGTTGTTCTAATACATCGAGGTATGAGGAAAACATGATGAATTACTCAACACGAAGCGCTCAAATGGGCTATTTGTTGTGATCTGTGATCATGAATGTCAATCCCAATTGTAGATAACGGCTGCTAGAGTCCGTGATACCTATACATCACatattactactactactactgctgTTGATAATGCGATGAGGAATCATAGAACACCTCCGATACATCTAGTTCATTCCTCATCTGGTATTTTCTATAGACCCATTTGGACCATTTCATGAAGCAGAAGGTTTTACCATGCACAAGAAGAAGGCCTGTACTCCGATAAAATAGTCCAACTTCAACTTCTATCAATTCGCCATCTGCTCCGAAATCAAATCCGTTGTAAGCGGCCAGTAATCATTGATATCAATACCATGGCTGGTGATAGAATTATTGACTCAAAAACTGAATCTCCAGTAAATTAACGATACAGCCGCTGGTCTCCATGTAGAGCGAACCATAAACTGGATGGTTCCAGCGATAATAATCAGCCAATTACGAATACGGGTACAATACGAGAGGTAATTCATCCTCTGGTAAATTTGTTATCTCCATATTCCTACATCGCTCAAAGTTATTGGGTTCCGATTTGCATAATTTTAATACCGGTATTACTCTACAACCTACCGCTAAAGGTACCGTGATTGGATTTATCGTTACCAACCTGAATTCTAATGTAAATGTGGATAGGGCGGTTCCTGGACTTCCCTATGCATCCTCATTGGGCAACAGacaatttcaatattttcaagaTAAGTTAAACCTTTTAGCCCAAGTTGCCAACTCTGAACTGGACCCCGTATTCCTAACATTCATTAACGATTACCTATTTTTCCACGATGGTAACAGTACTCAGCCTCAACAAGTTCTCAGTATCAAGGTGTTATTTTTGATGCTGTGATTGATTACGCAACGTTTTCTGCTCTGGGTACTGTTTACAGAGTACTTGGGGTGTTTATGAAGGCTCAACCAAGCACTTTTCGATCCCAAGAGCTCTTTAGAAGCGAAACATTTGGTTCAGAAACATGCTTGGATAGCGGGTATGAGCCGTACATGGTCATTAGCGCTGTCTCGTTCTATTGCCAACAGTGTAGGCCAATTGTAGTTGGCATACTTTGCATTCCATTGCGACAGCCTTTgcatatacatatataccTACAATGATTTGCACAGATATTTAACATGGCTTCTAACCCCCATCGTATCAATTCACAGTAGCGAAATCGTTTATTACATTATATATTGATATGATTGGGAATTCATTCTATGTTATTTGgtgttttttttattttacttCATTATAGAAAAGCTGATACTGATTCCTCATCGTATTGTGTAAATGGCATGCCTTCACCCACAACTGCAATTGACAAGTTCTTAGTGCTCAAAGTTTCATCCTTCAAAGACTGTCTCAATGCCTCCACACCTAATTTTATTAGTTCGTTAGGATCCTCTActtccaaaaattgttccaaagTTTTCTCCAAATAAGTCTTGGCACCTTGAGATCTTGCACCAATTGCAGTACCATAAAGTTCCAATACATTCCCAGATGGTTGAAATTCCAACAGATGTGGACCACTGTTGTCGTAACCTACCACTAGAAGACCCACACCGTATGGTCTACCACCATAGGATTGAGTGTTCTTTTGGGCTTTGTCACACAGCAAATGACCTACCCTTTCCACAGATAACTTTCTGTTGTAAACCAATTGTGAGTAGTTACACTGTTGCCTTAAGAAATTACTCAATACACGAGCATCTGGAGCCAAACCTGCAAGGGAAAGACCCAAATGCTCATCACAtttaataatttttttctggTAAGAGGACAAATCGTCTGCATTCCTCTTCAATGCCACTACAACCGCATGCTTATTTGATCTCAATCCGACTGTAACACTTCCAAGTTTAATAGCCTCCAGGGCATATTCCACCTGAAAAAGACGTCCAGTTGGTGAAAATGTGACAGTATCACCATCGTAGTTGTTTCTAAACATCCTGTAATACCTTTAAAGCTTTATATGTCTGAGTTTCCCCTTTGCAATGTTAGTTGTTAAAGGTTTGCCACCTTTTCCTTTAAGAATATCGATCTTTataaatgaagaaaatcttttgtaaCCAACACGAAGAAAAAAGGTAAAAGAAACAGGCTCAAGATGCTGACTCAATGGCTACTGAGTTTTATTTATGCTACTCTAGATCGAATACCACCTGTAGTATGGCAGGTGCTGCatgttgttggtgatatATTGGTGTTTTGGGCGTTAAAATTGGTCAACTATTTAAGACCCCAGTCGAGAGTTCTCTATCATAAGGCTAACAAAGAAGTTGAGAATTGCTCTTCCTATGAAGAATGGAGAGAGAAagctgctgttgttgatgaGATTACAGGTTCAAGCCTTTGGAGAcgaaatttcttttctgGGCGGTACGATTTTAGGTCAGTACTTGAACAGTATGCGTATTTACAAAAGGCGTTGGATTCGAAAGATGTTGAAGCGGTTAGAGACAGGTTTTCTACCACCGGGCCCTGTATGCTAAGGAATTTTGCAGGAATTGTGGACCGTAGACTTTTCACTAAATCCTTAAGGGGAACTAAACTTCTAATTGAGttgtatttggaaaaagttATCGAAGGGCTGGACTTACTCGATTCCACATCAACTGCTACCTCTTTTTTCCAACGTTGTAAACTGTCCTTAGGTACCACTGCTCTAATTTTACAAGGCGGTTCATTGTTTGGAATGTTCCATTTGGGGGTCATTAAGGGCCTTTTGTACCAAGGTCTAGTACCAAACGTAATTTGTGGGAGCTCAATGGGATCGAGTGTTGCCGCTTTGTTTGGAAGTTTGCCCAATGAGGAATTGGCTGAAATACTCTCTGGTGATATCCTAGATCCTATAAAGAAGGATGTGGATTTGCTACGAAGTTGTGGGTATGGTAATATGGAACAACATTTGAATTTGGGGACtttaattcaaaatttaataCACCATGGGTATTCGCAGGACGTTTAtctttttatccaattcgttTGCAAATATATCGTTAAGGATCTaacatttgaagaagcatTCCAAGCTACGGGCAAAGTATTAAGTATTGTGATCCATCCTACTGATAAATCCTGCACTAACCTTTTGAACTACGTGACCGCTCCAAATGTCTTGATTCGGTCTGCCATAAATTGCAGTTTGGGTTCAGGTGTTATTTCAGAAGACCCTCTATTATTGTGCAAGAATTTAGATAATCAAATTGAACCATTTCTAATTCCTGAGAAGGCCACGAAGTGTAAATATTTAGCACCTGAAAATGCCACCATGGTAGAAGATAACGGAAGTCCCTATCAAAGGCTTACAGAACTGTTTAACGTCAACAATTTTATACTTTCATTGGCGCGTCCATATTTGGCACCGTTAGTGGTGAACGATTTAAAGCATGAAATTAAAACCTCCagttattattactacaAGCATTATTCTGATCCTAACGATGCAATAAACATGGCAGATTTTAACTTCCCACAGTTTAATTTTACAGAGATGGAACCATTGGCATTCAAACTAAAATACCATATggaaagaaaattgaagaatattGCTATGATGGAATTTCGTCATAGAATGGAGGTACTGGATAATCTCGGTCTGTTATGCTCGTGGATTAAAAGGTTaaccattgatgaaaaaacCCCAAGATCAGCTACAGAAATTACCATAGTTCCACGTATAAAGAGTCTATCACCAATAAGGATTGTTGAAGGTCAATTAGATAACATCCCTTACGGGATTGAGtctggtgaaaaatcaaCTTGGCCGGTACTATCCTTAATAAAGACGAGATGTTCTGTTGAATTTAAACTGGACCAAATCATTAGagaaagaaggaaaaaagcTAATCCATATGTATAGATCATATCCTATCTATAGAAAAGTCTCGTAGTCTCCTTTTGATTTAAATAAAGATACTCGTTCTCTACAACGTGTACGGGGCTACGAACACCACCTCTAGTAATTCTTAAGGTCCCTGTCACATCGTTAGCGCGTCCAGTCTCTAGCGGCCTTAGACTCATGACGACAATAGATTTGTAAATACAATTCAAAGTAAACCGAGAGAATTCTAGTGAGTCCCTAGTGGCATCTTCACTGTCATCGTAGACACTTGTGGTCAGTATGAGCACACTACAGCGTTTCATAAGCGGTGTAATCAGCTGTGAATGTATTTCATCACTAGTGGATCCTTCTAATAATGACAACAGTAGCTCTGGCTGTTCTAGTACAATAACGGACTGATTCTGTAGCGGAAATTGTTGTAGAATATCGCTGTAAACTTTGCTTCTTGGTTTACCCAAACTTTTTACTACTAAATCTGTCACTAAATCTACCACTTTATACTTTTGAGGGGCCACTTTCAACCTGCCCAGTGCATTGTGGAAAAGCTGCGGTTCGTGAACGAATGACCCAACAGTTACAGGTCTACTATGCCCTTGAGCTGCACTGCTATCTGCATTCAAAGAATATGGTCTACCTAGAATTTGGCTCTCTAC
It encodes the following:
- the TIM18 gene encoding Tim18p (similar to uniprot|Q08749 Saccharomyces cerevisiae YOR297C TIM18 mitochondrial inner membrane translocase), which encodes MVFLLKPGLKVLGGSSLRSGLLGCSRTNARCISLKPDFSKLKLNPPPPGGVEGTVNDAFKPPVQDPSEGSFHWDYERIAAVSLLPLVTVPLYIGITGGIVPPILDASLCSILLIHVQYGLTSCIIDYIPMRKFRIWHNLAMYLLYGGTAVGLYGVYQLETENNGIVDLIRRLWTGDDSNVYIFNR
- the RNH1 gene encoding RNA-DNA hybrid ribonuclease (some similarities with uniprot|Q04740 Saccharomyces cerevisiae YMR234W RNH1 Ribonuclease H1 removes RNA primers during Okazaki fragment synthesis degrades RNA attached to the 5'-end of a DNA strand) — encoded protein: MAKKGYYAVQKGRNTGVYSSWDECKAQVSGFNGATFKKLDSYEDARAFARGGSRSSGNNNFGGSGGFKSSYGVSHNNGGMSHGGSYHTSSPRVTKPAPKRSSNKYYSVKSSNPNVADRIFNNWPECQKYVKGQRGLSFKGFTDEASARGYIDGSLSNVMDYRYIGMSRDEFQAKYKLDGLKKFDQVTKVYCDGSALSNGHSKSRAGYGVYFEGHPEKSISEPLRSGPQTNNRAEIEAVSNALDVIWQDLTTNSVKSSYEINTDSEYVSKLLNDRYATYHDSKLKELPNGDLAIPLIKKFAKVKQYYQLNKDAFANGGNFTITWVKGHAGDPGNEKADELAREGAAKRP
- a CDS encoding uncharacterized protein (some similarities with uniprot|Q03758 Saccharomyces cerevisiae YML111W BUL2 Component of the Rsp5p E3-ubiquitin ligase complex involved in intracellular amino acid permease sorting functions in heat shock element mediated gene expression essential for growth in stress conditions functional homolog of BUL1), whose protein sequence is MCTMEMPCEYEFDDSLAFTGEKHKSSLTSWNPKQVDGGTLIDGDWKGISIEDARNLPVTDNPSLVLKVRLIQDSGSSKIQRILNEYTNGDIVHGFLELKNVSSEPVKFDAFYLSLEGHMVVTDSQSRSRKTKSILKMDDDEVLENKQGDDIGLPSDRILRSHTNYKKEFVFKIPGQLLEPVCQHGILQHYDLPPSLGLDKHHQKLKYQNLKIDKILGYTRANEIGSPIWPLDQAEDLSIDYSIETILVGDNAQKDGHCIIKQFEHFIRIIPSSICSPSSEGPRFVVRQLPYRVVSQPTFLKRLLHLFVSSRATLDKSGIIVLTAPVPQRALSYHSPQLITNQNSLDFKNSDERQNRSRIQDMIPPDQHDPLKRLCVNIRYISKDNQVPPKLHSLDVELISLTGKSSEHIPSRLSYDMLLDQDKLDHLRKKSPEFAALDVNIAALPDAFRAQKRKKLSSRDRWFFNGLEYEQDVELDLEYSKNFSKTLIPSFTSCMCFRRYCIRVSMLFDDRINRPHLNIPIDVRNTFI
- the PRE5 gene encoding proteasome core particle subunit alpha 6 (highly similar to uniprot|P40302 Saccharomyces cerevisiae YMR314W PRE5 20S proteasome alpha-type subunit) yields the protein MFRNNYDGDTVTFSPTGRLFQVEYALEAIKLGSVTVGLRSNKHAVVVALKRNADDLSSYQKKIIKCDEHLGLSLAGLAPDARVLSNFLRQQCNYSQLVYNRKLSVERVGHLLCDKAQKNTQSYGGRPYGVGLLVVGYDNSGPHLLEFQPSGNVLELYGTAIGARSQGAKTYLEKTLEQFLEVEDPNELIKLGVEALRQSLKDETLSTKNLSIAVVGEGMPFTQYDEESVSAFL
- the TGL3 gene encoding bifunctional triglyceride lipase/lysophosphatidylethanolamine acyltransferase (highly similar to gnl|GLV|CAGL0M13981g Candida glabrata CAGL0M13981g and similar to uniprot|P40308 YMR313C Saccharomyces cerevisiae TGL3 Triacylglycerol lipase of the lipid particle) — its product is MLTQWLLSFIYATLDRIPPVVWQVLHVVGDILVFWALKLVNYLRPQSRVLYHKANKEVENCSSYEEWREKAAVVDEITGSSLWRRNFFSGRYDFRSVLEQYAYLQKALDSKDVEAVRDRFSTTGPCMLRNFAGIVDRRLFTKSLRGTKLLIELYLEKVIEGLDLLDSTSTATSFFQRCKLSLGTTALILQGGSLFGMFHLGVIKGLLYQGLVPNVICGSSMGSSVAALFGSLPNEELAEILSGDILDPIKKDVDLLRSCGYGNMEQHLNLGTLIQNLIHHGYSQDVYLFIQFVCKYIVKDLTFEEAFQATGKVLSIVIHPTDKSCTNLLNYVTAPNVLIRSAINCSLGSGVISEDPLLLCKNLDNQIEPFLIPEKATKCKYLAPENATMVEDNGSPYQRLTELFNVNNFILSLARPYLAPLVVNDLKHEIKTSSYYYYKHYSDPNDAINMADFNFPQFNFTEMEPLAFKLKYHMERKLKNIAMMEFRHRMEVLDNLGLLCSWIKRLTIDEKTPRSATEITIVPRIKSLSPIRIVEGQLDNIPYGIESGEKSTWPVLSLIKTRCSVEFKLDQIIRERRKKANPYV
- the ELP6 gene encoding Elongator subunit ELP6 (similar to uniprot|Q04868 Saccharomyces cerevisiae YMR312W ELP6 Elongator protein part of the HAP subcomplex of Elongator which is a six-subunit component of the RNA polymerase II holoenzyme required for Elongator structural integrity and histone acetyltransferase activity) yields the protein MSAVQRQDLVVFNDHSVVSDQIFQNGFHHLITITASPFTSPTWLINSLVESQILGRPYSLNADSSAAQGHSRPVTVGSFVHEPQLFHNALGRLKVAPQKYKVVDLVTDLVVKSLGKPRSKVYSDILQQFPLQNQSVIVLEQPELLLSLLEGSTSDEIHSQLITPLMKRCSVLILTTSVYDDSEDATRDSLEFSRFTLNCIYKSIVVMSLRPLETGRANDVTGTLRITRGGVRSPVHVVENEYLYLNQKETTRLFYR